The region GCTGCCCCTGTTAGTGGGGTCCTCGAGGCACTTTCTTCGGCGATGCCGATGCACTGGCTGGCCGCGTCGCTCTCGAGCGCGGGCAATAACGGCTCTGCGCAGGCACTATGGATTGGTATCGCTATGAGCGCGCTCGTCGCGGCGGTCGGGCTGCTGGGCGGAGTACCGCAGCGACGTGACGTTGCGGTTCACGTGGAGGAATAATCCGAGCACACGGACATGGTTCCTACTTTCGGATGGGTTTGTGTTAATCTAGCGGTGCTCATTTCAAGTAATAGGGGCTTGGATTGAGTGGTCTCCTTTCGCCCATTGTGGGCAAGAAAGGGGTTAGGGATGGGGAAGGCCCCGTCGGCTTCGGCTGGCGGGGCCTTCACTTATTGCCACTTATGCAACGTTAAGAGTGTACGAAGCACACAGCCCGAATTACGCTGTTACTGACCAATCGTTGTGAAAAGTGAAGGGCAGCCACATGCAAGGCACATTTCCGGGCGCGGGGCGTCGGAAAGTACGTGTTGGAATTACCGTAACGTCTGCGATAGCGCTCGCGTTGGGGAGCGCGGCTGTGGTTGTACCTTCCCCTGCTGCATATGCGCAGGAGAACTTGGCGTACACCGGTGCGGTGATCGGCGCTGAGCAGCAGGCGAAGTCAGAGGGGCTGGGCGATGATGCCTGCCGAGTGGTGCTGGAGAAGGACGATGTCGGCAAGGACGTTGCGGGTTTCAGGTTTGACGCGCTCAACCCTGGCGAGTACTCCGAGAGCGCAACTGAGTTCGGCATTCAGCTGCACTTCAACGCGGACAAGCAGCGCACCTTCACGGATACAGGGTTTAGCGACAGCGGGCCTGTTCCAGTCGAAGCTGGCGAGCTAGGCGTTGTCCCCGCGGACGAGAAGCTCGATGGCGGTAACCCGTTCACGGTGAACAACACTGCTGAGCCCGCCGAAATTACCGCTTCCCGAGTTCAGCGCAACTTGAACGGCGCGTTCCCCTTCACGGAACAGTTCCAGCAACAAGCCGTGAGCCCGGAAGGGCTCACCTTTGCGTGGAAAGGGGCTTACACAAAGGAAGACTCTGACCACAGGTTTTTCAAAAGCCAAAACTTCCAAGCTGACGCGAACGCAAACCCTTGGCCGAGCGAGACCGACGATTGCGTCCCCCTCAAACTTGATTGGGAGCACATTTCGAAGGCCGTGATCAAGCCGGGGGAGAAGGTCAAGATCGCCTCTGCCGGCGGGATGTTCACGGAACGTGACCTGGATCGTCTGCGCATTCAGGTCGCGGACGGCAGCGGCAAGGTGCTCGAGCACGTCACCATCACGCGCGATGGCTCCGACTTCTTCCTTACCTGGCCGAAGTTCGCCGACGACGCCGAGCTCGACGGCCTCCAGGGCCTCACGTTTACCGCGGTTGCGCTGCCGCGCAGTGTCGAGGAGCTCGAGGCTATCGCTCAGAACCACGCGTACGAAGATACAAGGGTTGGGGTAACGGCCAGCTCCATTGCGCTGCCACGCTACAACACCGCCAACGAGCTCAGCTCGCACGCGATCAGCGTGGATGACACGCTTTACCACGATCCGCAGTTCACCAGGTCTGAGGTCAACATCACCTCCGGGATCTCAAAGGATGCGATTGTCTTCGAGGAGCTTCCCGACGCAAACGGGCACACCCTCGCCGACCTGAAAGAGAAGTTCGACGCCACCATCGCCCTCGACGAGAGCCTCGTCTACGACGGCTGGACCGCCAAGTTCGCTGACGAGGAAAAGGGCGACTACAGGGTGATCATGACGGCGCCGGAGGGCGTCGATAAGCCGACCCCTGGGACGTTTGCGCAGCCTGTGGTGCATGTACGCTACTCGAACGGCTCCAAGGACGCCATCCCGCTGCTCGTGGTCGTCGAACCGAATCACACGCAGCAGACCAACCTCGAGTACCCCGCGGAGCCAGTGCAGGGCGCCCAAAACACAACACTTACCGCCAAGGCGAGCCTGACACGGGTGCTGGGCAAGGGGGACGTCATCAAGCCGAAGAAATTCGAGCTTATCGACGCCCCCTCCGACAAAGACGGCTGGAACGTCACAGTCGATAAGGAAGGCACCGTCACCGCGAAGGCGAAGGCAACCGTGCCGAACTTCACCACCATCAAACCCGTGGTGAAGGCGACCTACCCGGACGGTACGACCGACGAAGCTCCGGTGTCCTTCCAGGTGTTCTCGGACGTGAAAGTGCCGTCGTATGGCTCGGCCTCGGGTGAGGTGGCAGACCGCATGACGCTCACGCCGACCGTGCCGAAGGTTGGCCTCGGCGGCAACGCGCACGACGAAACGCCGAACCGCTACACCTTCCCTAATGGCTCCCAACAGTACAAAGTCGGCGACTGGAACGTCACCCTCGACGCCACCACCGGCGAGCTGACCGTCACCATCCCGGACACCGCGCTGCCGGGCGCCTACATCACGGTGCCGGTGCGTACCCACTACGCCAGCGGCGCTGTGCCGCAGGAAACCACCGCCACCATCAACGTGATCGGCGACGGTACGGGCACCGACGTTGCGAACTACCCGCAGAGCTTCACCAAGCCCGGGCTGCCGGTCTCCTCGATGATCAGCACCCTGCTGGCGGACCCGATGAAGGCGAAGTACAGCCTGCCGGAGCAACTCCCGGACGGCTGGACGTTCGACGTGTCGAAGAAGGGCGTGGTCACGGCGACTCCGCCGAAGGATGCGCGGCCCGGTGACCAGGCGATCATCGACATCCACGTCCGCTACCCGGACGGCTCCGAGGCGGACGTCCCGGCGGCGTTCACCGTCGTCGGCGACGACAAGGGCATGAACAACCCGCGGTACCAGACCAAGTCGGGCAAGCCGGGCACCACGGTCACGAGCAAGCTGGACACTGGAAGCGTCCGGGACATCTCGGAGCCGAAGTTCGCCCTGATCACGGACCCGAAGGACAAGCACTACATCGCCCCACCGCGCAACCTGCGGTGGGAGCAGGTCAAGATCGACCCGAAGACGGGCACCATCACCACCCCGGTCAGCGAGCGCGCCGTACCGGGCAGCTCCGCGGACATCCCGGTGCGCGTGACCTATAAGGACGGCACGACCGCCATCATCGTGGCCACTGTGGTGGTGCTCGGCGAGCAGCGCGCCGTCTACGAGCCGCGATACGAGCAGCAGGAGGCGAAGCCGGGCGTCGACAAGCGATCTGAGATCACCGAGCCCACCCGCATCCCTGCCCGCGACCTCGCGGAAAAGACGCCGTTCAGCGTGCCCGCGAGCCTCGACGGCTGGAAGCTGCGCGTCGACGGCAAAGGCACCGTCACTGCGACCCCACCGAAAGACGCCGAGTCTGGCGACCACCTCAACGTCCCCGTCACCGTCACCTACCAGGACGGCTCGAAAGACGTGGTCACCGCCGCGTTCGTCGTGGTCAGGGAGCCCGCGCCTGACGCCTCCTTCGACATCAACACCGAGTACGAAGTGATCGTGCCGTTTGAGACGCAGATCGTCTTCGACCCCACACTCGACGTAGGCACGCAGGTCGTCGACGCCGAACACCCCGGCGTGCTCGGCACCGACAAAGTGACCACGACCAGGACCATCACGAACTCCGAGGTGGTCAGCACACGCATCGAGCAGACGCGCATCGCGGACCCGCAGGATCGCATCGTGCGCGTTGGCACCAAGGAAAGGCCGGGCGTCACGCCGGAAATCCACTGGTCTGAAGAGACGCCGTACCGCGTCATCATCCGGGAAGACCCGACGCTCGAGGCCGGCACCCACAAGGTCGCACAGCGCGGCAAGGTGGGCAGGATCTCCTACAAAATTATCGACGGCATCGCGCAGAAACCACAGGTCGTGGACGCTGAGGACCAGGTCATCTTGGTCGGCACCAAGAAGGAATCCAAGCAGACAGAGCTACGCGAGACCATCCACACCCCCGTGCCGTTCGAGACCGAAATCCGCCAGGTAGACAGCCTGCCCGCCGGCGTGGTCAAGACCATCCAGGAAGGCTCCTACGGCCAAACCATCACGGAGAAGACCTGGCAGCTTGTCGACGGCCACGTCGTCGGCAACCCCGTCGAACACACCACCACGACCAAGACCCCGGTCAAGCGCATCATCGAGGTCGGCGTCGGCCACATCGTGCCAACCTACGGCAAGGTCGTCCAGGAACCGGGCGCAACCGACGAGGTCCCTCTCCACGAGGGCTCCAAGGTGCCTTCTGACGCTACCTTCGAAATCGACCCCGAGTGGAAGCCAACCATCCCGGGCTGGACCGCCACCGTCGACGAGCACGGCCGCGTCTTCTCGACGCCGCCAGCCGACGCCAAGCCCGGCGACTCCATCCTCATCCCCGTCAAGGTCACCTACACCGACGGAGCCATCCTGGTCGTTCCGGCATTCGCGGCCATCAAGGAAACCGACGAATCCCCGCACGTCAGCTACGCCTCCGCCTCCGTCCTACCCGGCGAGACGAGTACTCAGCCTGCAACCAACGCCACCGACGGCAACCGCTACTCGGTACCCGACCGGGTCAATGGCTGGAAGGTCAGCGTCGACGAGCACGGCACCGTTACCGCGACCGCGCCGAAGTCCGCCACCCCAGGCGCCTGGATCCGCGTCCCTGTCACCGTCACCCCAGCCCACGGCGAGGCCTACACCACCCAGGCCGTCTTCACCGTGGCCAACGTGCCGACCGGGCCAGTTGAACCTACTTCTTCCGCGACTGCGGCGCCGGAGCCGTCCCCGACTGCCACTCCGACTGCTCCTTCTGTACCTATCGCGCCAGCACCGTCGTACCCGCCGGCCATCACCGCGCCGGGCGTGCCGACGTCCATCAAGATCAGCGGCCACACCGACGGCAACACCTACAAGCTCGGCGCCCTGCCGACCGGGTGGCGGGCCTCCGTGTCCGCCTCGGGAGATCTGCTGGTCACCCCACCCGCCTCCGCCGAAGTCGGTGAGAAGGTTGACATCCCCGTCACCGTCACCACAGCCACGGGCGCAACATACGAGGTGAAGACTGTCGTGGGGGTCATCGCGAAGGGTGGCACTACCACGAGTCCGACCACGCCTGCGCCGACCACATCTACTCCCACTCCAGCCGATTCATCTGCCGACGGCTTCAAGCGCTGCATGGCCAACATGTTCGCGCTCAACAGCCCGATCCTCTGGCTGCTACCAATCGGGCTCGCCGCCGCAGTTGGCATTGGCGTTGCGAACACGATGCAGCCCCAGATCAACGCCGCTCTTGGGCAGTTCAACGACTCCCTGCGCCACGTAGGCCGCGGGTTCGAGGACCAGATTGCCGCCGTCAACAGGCAGTTCGGCGTCGACGCCCGTCAGCTGCAGCCCGTTGCTATCGCGTTTGGAGCCATCGCAGTCGGCGGCCTGGCGATCTCCCTGATCGCCCAGGCATGCCAGCCCGAGGGCTTTGACCGTGGCATGACCGTCCTCGGTTCCTCCAAAGATGGTGAGCCAGTGCCAAAGGACGCATCTTCCAAAAAGTAGGCCTTTTTGGACCTGCAGGTTTAGACGTCTAATCCAAATGGTGTTGCGTCCTTTGGCACTCGCCCCGGTTGGGGTGACACCAAATTTTCCCATGAGGTTTTCGTGACCAGGGCTTTTCCAGATCTTCGTGCGAAAAACCGGGAATTTGGTGTCTAGCCCGTTCGTCGTGACACCAAATTCCCACCCTGCCCCTTGGCGACCTGGGGAAACGCCGACGGTGCTCCCCAAAAACAAGGAATGTGGTGCGCGGGTCCCAAGCCCATCTGAGCAACGCGAAACCCCGCCGCGAAAGCGACGGGGTTTCATTGGTCGGGATAACAGGATTTGAACCTGCGACCTCTTCGTCCCGAACGAAGCGCGCTACCAAGCTGCGCCATATCCCGTGGGCACCTGGTTACTTTACTCCTGTGCCCGCGAAAAACAAAAGCCGTGGTCAGGGCCGCTCCGTGATGTGGAGGAGTGCTGCGGATGGCGGGCAGAAGATCCGTACGGGGGCGTACTTGGAGGTGCCCAGCCCGTTGGAGACTTCCATCCACATGCGGCCGAAGCGGTGGAGGCCGGAGGCGCGCTCGCGGTCGATGTCGGCGTTGGTGACGATGGCGCGCTCGCCAGGTAGGCAGATCTGGCCGCCGTGGGTGTGGCCGGACAGCGCCAGTTGGTAGCCGTCGCGCTCGAAGGCGTCGAGGACTTCCCGGTAGGGGGCGTGGAGAAGCGCGATGGCGAGGTCCGCGTCGGCGTTGGGGGCGCCGGCGATGGTGGAGTAGTCGTGCAGGTTGTGGTGTGGGTCGTCGACGCCTGCGAGGGCGAGGCGGACGTCGTTAATTTTGAACTCGAGCCTGCGGTGTGTGGCGTCGTGCCAGCCGTGCTCCTGGAATGCGGCGCGCATGCCTTCCCAGGGGAGGTCGACGTAGGAGGGCTCGCGCTTCGTGCCAAGCAAGTACTTGAAGGGGTTGACGGGGCGGGGCGCCCAGTAGTCGTTGGTGCCGAAGACGAACGCACCCGGGATCTCGAGGAGCGGGCCGAGGGCCTGGAAGACCCAGGGCACGCCCTTGGGGTCGGAGAGGTTGTCGCCGGTGTTGATCACCAGGTCGGGTTGGAGTTCGGCGAGGCTGGAGACCCAGGCGACTTTGGCGCGTTGGCCTGGGATCATGTGGAGGTCGCTGACGTGGAGGATGTCGAAGGAGTCGCGTCCTTTGAGGGTGCCGGGCGGGAGGAGGGGGAGGGTGTATTCCTTCAGGCGGTAGTTGTTCAGCTGGCTCACGCCGTACGCGGCGGTGGCCATGCCGGTCGCAGCGATGACGCCGGCGGCACGCGTGAGGCGTTTGAGGGAAGTATTCACGCGTCCTAGCGTACAGATGGACTACGCTTTCCCACATGAGTGAATTGAAAGCACAGCTGCGCGCAGACCTGAAGACCGCGATGAAGGCGAAGGAGAAGGAACGCACCGGCACGATCCGTATGTTGCTGGCCGCCATCCAGACCGCTGAGACCGAGGGTTCGAAGCACGAGGTGGATGATGCGGAGATCTTGAAGATTATTGCTCGCGAGGTGAAGAAGCGCCGCGAGTCCGCGGAGATTTACGCCACGAACGGCCGCCAAGAGCTTGCCGACGCCGAACTCCACGAAGCCGAAATCCTCGAAGCGTACCAGCCTGCCCAGCTCACGGACGAGGAGGTTGACGCCCTGGTGGAGGAGGCCGTCGCCGAGGTCGGCGCCGAGTCCATGGCGCAGATGGGGCAGGTCATGAAAGCTGCGAACGCGAAAGCCGCCGGCCGTGTTGACGGCAAGCGGCTTTCCACGGCGGTCAAGGCCCGCCTGAGCTAGGGCTAGTTAGCCTTATTGGAAGACGTTCGTGAGCGCATCGCGGGCGTCGTTCAGCGACTGCTGGATGCCGTCGAAGTCGACGGCGGGGGCCTGCGTGCTGGTCGGCGGGGGTGTGGACGCCGACGGTGACGCGGTGGGGGCGGCGGCGCTGCCGTCGGACACGTTGAGGGTCACCATGGTGCCCTGCGTGAGCGCGGGGTTGGCGGGGATCGCTGCGATGACGTTGCCGGCGGGCGCCCCGTTGCCGAAGACGGTTTGGGTGGTCACGTTGAACCCTTGCGCCTGGAGCTGCTGCTTCGCGGTGGCGGCCGGGAGGCCGACGACGGCGTCGAGCGCCGACTGCTTCGTGCCGCGCGTGTAGGTCGCACTGGTCGGTGGCAGGCCCGCTGCCGCGGCGCCGGGCACGCCGTGGGCGGCTTGGAACCAGGTGCGCGCGGCCTCGTTGCCGCCGAACAGGTTGCCTACGGAGCACTGACGCACTGGGCCGGTGCACAGCGGGGTGGTTTGGGTGCCGTCGTTGAAAATGTACGGCGCGCCGGCCATCCCGCGGGTGAACCCGAGGAACGCGGAGGACTGGTGGGACTCCGTGGTGCCGGTCTTGGCAGCGACGGGTGCGGTCCACCGGGAGGCGGCGGCTGCGTCCTTGGCGGTGCCGTCGATAGTGTCGTGTGACATGCCGAGGGCGAGCGCGCCGGCGATGTCTGGGTCGATGACCTGCTCGCACGGCGGGCGCTGGATGAACACTTCCTGCCCGTGCTTATCCACGACGCTCTTGATCGGGTTCGGCTCGCACCAGCGGCCGCCGGCAGCGAGTGTGGCGCCCACGTTGGACAGCTCGAGCGGGTTCACGGCGGTTGGACCCAGCACGAAGGAGCCCATGTTCTCTTCCTTCGCGGCTTGGGCGACGGAGCGGCCGTCGCCAAACGTATTGGGTTCGGTGTAGGAGCGAAGGCCCAGGCGCACCGCCATATCCACTGTTGGGGTGACGCCGACGCTCTGGATGAGCTCGATGAACGAGGTGTTCGGGGACTGAGCTAAGGCGTCGCGTAGCGTCATCTGTGGCGGGTAGACGCCGGCGTTCTCCACGCAGTAGGCGCCCGGCGGGCAGCCGGCGGCACCGCCCTTGCCCATGCCGTAGACCACGGAGCGCGCCGGGGTGTTCAGCATGGAGTCGAGGCCGTAGCCCTGCTCGAGCGCTGCAGCCGCCGTGAAAATCTTGAACACGGAACCGGCGCCATTGCCCACCATGGAGGTCGGCTGCGGCATGATCGTCTGGTGCTTCTCCAGCTCGAGGCCGTAGTAGCGCGAGGATGCCATCGCGAGGATGTCGCGGGAGTCCGCGCCGGGCCGGATCACGTTGAGGACCTCGGCCACGCCGTGGGTGGCTGGGTTGACGTTGTTACGCACCGCCTGCACCGTCGAGGCCTGCACCGCCGGGTCGAGGGTGGTGGTGATGGTGTAGGAGCCGCGCTCGATCTCGTCGATGCTCAGGCCCTTGCTTTCCAAGTACTGCAGGGCGTAGTCGCACATAAAGCCTGCGTCACCGGCGGTGATGCAGCCGTCCGGCAGGCCTTTCGGCTTGTCCACCACACCCAGCGGGGACGCCGCGTAACGGTCCGCTTCCGCCTGTGTGAGGTGGCCTTCGTTCACCATGTTCTGTAGCACGGTGTTGCGGCGCTGCGTCGCACCCTCCGGGTTCGTGTACGGGTTCAGGTACTCCACGGACTGCAGCAGCCCCACCAGCAGCGCCGCCTGTGGCGGGTTCAGTTCAGCGGCCGGGATGTCGAAGTAGATGCGGGCCGCGGCCTCGATGCCGTAGGCGTGGTTTCCGAAGGAAACAAGGTTGAGGTAGCGAGTGAGGATCTCGTCCTTCGTCAGCGTCTTGTCCAGATCGGAGGCCATGCGCATTTCGCGCAGCTTCCTCGGGATCGACTGCTCGGTCGCCGCCTGCGCCTCCTCATCATTGCCTGCCTCAACCAACCACAGGTAGTTCTTCACGTACTGCTGATTAATTGTCGACGCCCCCTGCTCGACCCCACCCGCCAGCACATTGGTCACCATGGCCCTCGCAAAGCCCTGCATATCAACGCCGTCGTGCATATAAAAGCGTCGATCCTCTGTGGAAACCAGCGCATGTTTTACATGCGCTGAAATTTTTTCGCTCGGAACCTCGTATCTACGCTGTTTGTATAACCACGCAATGGGGGTGCCGTTGACGTCCGTAACGGTCGTGACACCGGGGACATCGCCGTGTGTCAGGTCGAGCAGATTCGACTGCATTGTATTCGCGGTGCGCGCAATCGCGAGGCCCGTCAGGCCTGCGACCGGCGCCAAACACAGGGCAATCGCCAGAGCAACGGCGCAAAGGCCGAGCAGGAGGTTTCCAAAGGAACGAAGTGCAGTCACACCGTTACCTTAAATGAAACGCGGGGGAGAGTGAATAGGACGCCCCCACCTTTCATGTGATGCATTTTACAAGGTGCATACCCTGTGAATACACTTACAAGCGCTTAATGGGTCTAAGTATTATACTTTGCCTCCGCTTGAAAGGAGACCGATTCATGACTGCCACTCTTGGAACCGCGACGTACGAGGACACCCGCGCCATTCCGCGCCGTGTGAACTCTGCTGGGGATCTTGTGTTTGACCGTGGGGAGTGGATTACTCGTGCAATCTGTCGCACAGGTGACCCAGACGCTCTCTTCGTGCAAGGTGCCGAGCAGCGCAAGGCCGCAGAAATTTGTCGACGCTGCCCCGTCCAAC is a window of Corynebacterium pseudogenitalium DNA encoding:
- a CDS encoding YPDG domain-containing protein encodes the protein MVVPSPAAYAQENLAYTGAVIGAEQQAKSEGLGDDACRVVLEKDDVGKDVAGFRFDALNPGEYSESATEFGIQLHFNADKQRTFTDTGFSDSGPVPVEAGELGVVPADEKLDGGNPFTVNNTAEPAEITASRVQRNLNGAFPFTEQFQQQAVSPEGLTFAWKGAYTKEDSDHRFFKSQNFQADANANPWPSETDDCVPLKLDWEHISKAVIKPGEKVKIASAGGMFTERDLDRLRIQVADGSGKVLEHVTITRDGSDFFLTWPKFADDAELDGLQGLTFTAVALPRSVEELEAIAQNHAYEDTRVGVTASSIALPRYNTANELSSHAISVDDTLYHDPQFTRSEVNITSGISKDAIVFEELPDANGHTLADLKEKFDATIALDESLVYDGWTAKFADEEKGDYRVIMTAPEGVDKPTPGTFAQPVVHVRYSNGSKDAIPLLVVVEPNHTQQTNLEYPAEPVQGAQNTTLTAKASLTRVLGKGDVIKPKKFELIDAPSDKDGWNVTVDKEGTVTAKAKATVPNFTTIKPVVKATYPDGTTDEAPVSFQVFSDVKVPSYGSASGEVADRMTLTPTVPKVGLGGNAHDETPNRYTFPNGSQQYKVGDWNVTLDATTGELTVTIPDTALPGAYITVPVRTHYASGAVPQETTATINVIGDGTGTDVANYPQSFTKPGLPVSSMISTLLADPMKAKYSLPEQLPDGWTFDVSKKGVVTATPPKDARPGDQAIIDIHVRYPDGSEADVPAAFTVVGDDKGMNNPRYQTKSGKPGTTVTSKLDTGSVRDISEPKFALITDPKDKHYIAPPRNLRWEQVKIDPKTGTITTPVSERAVPGSSADIPVRVTYKDGTTAIIVATVVVLGEQRAVYEPRYEQQEAKPGVDKRSEITEPTRIPARDLAEKTPFSVPASLDGWKLRVDGKGTVTATPPKDAESGDHLNVPVTVTYQDGSKDVVTAAFVVVREPAPDASFDINTEYEVIVPFETQIVFDPTLDVGTQVVDAEHPGVLGTDKVTTTRTITNSEVVSTRIEQTRIADPQDRIVRVGTKERPGVTPEIHWSEETPYRVIIREDPTLEAGTHKVAQRGKVGRISYKIIDGIAQKPQVVDAEDQVILVGTKKESKQTELRETIHTPVPFETEIRQVDSLPAGVVKTIQEGSYGQTITEKTWQLVDGHVVGNPVEHTTTTKTPVKRIIEVGVGHIVPTYGKVVQEPGATDEVPLHEGSKVPSDATFEIDPEWKPTIPGWTATVDEHGRVFSTPPADAKPGDSILIPVKVTYTDGAILVVPAFAAIKETDESPHVSYASASVLPGETSTQPATNATDGNRYSVPDRVNGWKVSVDEHGTVTATAPKSATPGAWIRVPVTVTPAHGEAYTTQAVFTVANVPTGPVEPTSSATAAPEPSPTATPTAPSVPIAPAPSYPPAITAPGVPTSIKISGHTDGNTYKLGALPTGWRASVSASGDLLVTPPASAEVGEKVDIPVTVTTATGATYEVKTVVGVIAKGGTTTSPTTPAPTTSTPTPADSSADGFKRCMANMFALNSPILWLLPIGLAAAVGIGVANTMQPQINAALGQFNDSLRHVGRGFEDQIAAVNRQFGVDARQLQPVAIAFGAIAVGGLAISLIAQACQPEGFDRGMTVLGSSKDGEPVPKDASSKK
- a CDS encoding metallophosphoesterase, translated to MATAAYGVSQLNNYRLKEYTLPLLPPGTLKGRDSFDILHVSDLHMIPGQRAKVAWVSSLAELQPDLVINTGDNLSDPKGVPWVFQALGPLLEIPGAFVFGTNDYWAPRPVNPFKYLLGTKREPSYVDLPWEGMRAAFQEHGWHDATHRRLEFKINDVRLALAGVDDPHHNLHDYSTIAGAPNADADLAIALLHAPYREVLDAFERDGYQLALSGHTHGGQICLPGERAIVTNADIDRERASGLHRFGRMWMEVSNGLGTSKYAPVRIFCPPSAALLHITERP
- a CDS encoding GatB/YqeY domain-containing protein — encoded protein: MSELKAQLRADLKTAMKAKEKERTGTIRMLLAAIQTAETEGSKHEVDDAEILKIIAREVKKRRESAEIYATNGRQELADAELHEAEILEAYQPAQLTDEEVDALVEEAVAEVGAESMAQMGQVMKAANAKAAGRVDGKRLSTAVKARLS
- a CDS encoding transglycosylase domain-containing protein; this translates as MTALRSFGNLLLGLCAVALAIALCLAPVAGLTGLAIARTANTMQSNLLDLTHGDVPGVTTVTDVNGTPIAWLYKQRRYEVPSEKISAHVKHALVSTEDRRFYMHDGVDMQGFARAMVTNVLAGGVEQGASTINQQYVKNYLWLVEAGNDEEAQAATEQSIPRKLREMRMASDLDKTLTKDEILTRYLNLVSFGNHAYGIEAAARIYFDIPAAELNPPQAALLVGLLQSVEYLNPYTNPEGATQRRNTVLQNMVNEGHLTQAEADRYAASPLGVVDKPKGLPDGCITAGDAGFMCDYALQYLESKGLSIDEIERGSYTITTTLDPAVQASTVQAVRNNVNPATHGVAEVLNVIRPGADSRDILAMASSRYYGLELEKHQTIMPQPTSMVGNGAGSVFKIFTAAAALEQGYGLDSMLNTPARSVVYGMGKGGAAGCPPGAYCVENAGVYPPQMTLRDALAQSPNTSFIELIQSVGVTPTVDMAVRLGLRSYTEPNTFGDGRSVAQAAKEENMGSFVLGPTAVNPLELSNVGATLAAGGRWCEPNPIKSVVDKHGQEVFIQRPPCEQVIDPDIAGALALGMSHDTIDGTAKDAAAASRWTAPVAAKTGTTESHQSSAFLGFTRGMAGAPYIFNDGTQTTPLCTGPVRQCSVGNLFGGNEAARTWFQAAHGVPGAAAAGLPPTSATYTRGTKQSALDAVVGLPAATAKQQLQAQGFNVTTQTVFGNGAPAGNVIAAIPANPALTQGTMVTLNVSDGSAAAPTASPSASTPPPTSTQAPAVDFDGIQQSLNDARDALTNVFQ
- a CDS encoding WhiB family transcriptional regulator gives rise to the protein MTATLGTATYEDTRAIPRRVNSAGDLVFDRGEWITRAICRTGDPDALFVQGAEQRKAAEICRRCPVQLECLAEALENRVEFGVWGGLTERQRRAVLRKNPQVNDWGEHLVAGREIIGL